A genomic window from Gossypium hirsutum isolate 1008001.06 chromosome D12, Gossypium_hirsutum_v2.1, whole genome shotgun sequence includes:
- the LOC107941470 gene encoding protein DETOXIFICATION 16 isoform X1 yields the protein MFLVKKKNTMEPREDERSLISFSSPLEDSKEKDLGKEEIIEEVKKQLWLAAPLICESLLLYCLQLISVMFVGHLGALALASASLATSFAAVLAFNLLMGMSTALETLCGQSYGAKQYHMLGTHTQRAMLILSLITIPLAIILANTGSILSAVGQDPEISRAAGVYACYMIPTLFAYAILQCLLRFLRTQNNIFPMVLSSGITTLIHVFICWILVFKLSFGNKGAALAGSISYWINVLILAFYVKFSPSCVQTWTGFSNESLYEVLPFLRLAVPSAVMVCLESWSFQILVFLSGLLPNPELETSVITICINTTAIILMIPFGLSSAASIRVSNELGAEDPKGARLAARVALVLGVSEGILVGLALVLMRNVLGYAYSNDASVIRYVSTMVPILAASNIIDGVQCVLSGIVRGCGWQKIGAYINLGSYYLVGIPLSIVLAFLFHIGVMGLWLGITAALTTQMLFLLIITVRSNLEQEAKKAMERVF from the exons ATGTTTcttgtgaaaaaaaaaaatacaatggaACCGAGAGAAGATGAACGGTCACTGATCAGTTTCAGTTCACCTTTAGAAGATAGCAAAGAGAAAGATCTAGGAAAGGAAGAGATCATCGAAGAAGTGAAAAAACAGCTATGGCTGGCAGCTCCATTAATATGTGAAAGCTTGTTGCTGTATTGCTTGCAATTGATCTCTGTTATGTTTGTGGGTCATTTGGGTGCATTAGCTCTTGCTTCTGCTTCACTGGCTACTTCTTTTGCTGCTGTGTTAGCGTTTAACTTGCTG ATGGGAATGTCAACAGCATTAGAGACCCTTTGTGGCCAGTCATATGGAGCAAAGCAATACCATATGCTAGGCACCCACACCCAACGAGCCATGCTGATTCTTTCACTCATTACCATTCCCTTAGCTATCATCTTAGCCAACACTGGTTCCATCCTATCTGCCGTAGGCCAAGACCCCGAAATTTCTCGAGCAGCTGGCGTATATGCTTGTTACATGATCCCGACCCTGTTCGCTTACGCCATTCTTCAATGCCTTCTAAGATTCCTAAGAACACAAAACAACATATTCCCAATGGTGTTAAGTTCCGGAATCACAACTTTGATACACGTTTTCATATGTTGGATTCTAGTGTTTAAACTCAGCTTCGGGAACAAAGGCGCTGCTCTTGCCGGTTCCATTTCGTATTGGATCAATGTGTTGATATTGGCATTTTACGTTAAATTCTCTCCTTCTTGTGTACAAACTTGGACTGGCTTTTCAAATGAGTCCTTGTACGAGGTTTTGCCTTTCCTTAGACTAGCTGTTCCTTCAGCTGTAATGGTTTG CTTGGAATCATGGTCATTTCAAATACTGGTGTTTCTTTCGGGTCTTTTGCCTAATCCGGAGTTAGAAACTTCGGTGATTACGATCTG CATTAATACCACTGCAATTATTTTGATGATACCCTTCGGACTGAGCAGTGCTGCAAG CATAAGGGTGTCAAATGAATTAGGAGCCGAAGATCCGAAGGGGGCCCGGTTGGCCGCGCGTGTAGCCCTGGTCCTTGGGGTCTCTGAAGGCATATTGGTGGGATTGGCACTGGTGTTGATGCGAAACGTCTTGGGCTATGCTTATAGCAATGATGCATCAGTCATTAGATATGTCTCAACTATGGTTCCAATTCTTGCTGCATCCAATATTATAGATGGAGTCCAATGTGTTCTTTCAG GCATTGTTAGAGGCTGTGGTTGGCAGAAGATTGGTGCATACATCAACCTGGGATCTTATTACCTTGTTGGCATTCCTTTGTCTATTGTATTAGCCTTTCTCTTCCATATTGGTGTCATG
- the LOC107941470 gene encoding protein DETOXIFICATION 16 isoform X2: protein MFLVKKKNTMEPREDERSLISFSSPLEDSKEKDLGKEEIIEEVKKQLWLAAPLICESLLLYCLQLISVMFVGHLGALALASASLATSFAAVLAFNLLMGMSTALETLCGQSYGAKQYHMLGTHTQRAMLILSLITIPLAIILANTGSILSAVGQDPEISRAAGVYACYMIPTLFAYAILQCLLRFLRTQNNIFPMVLSSGITTLIHVFICWILVFKLSFGNKGAALAGSISYWINVLILAFYVKFSPSCVQTWTGFSNESLYEVLPFLRLAVPSAVMVCLESWSFQILVFLSGLLPNPELETSVITICINTTAIILMIPFGLSSAASIRVSNELGAEDPKGARLAARVALVLGVSEGILVGLALVLMRNVLGYAYSNDASVIRYVSTMVPILAASNIIDGVQCVLSGALAWYHSCTHHSNVVSFDNYSSQ, encoded by the exons ATGTTTcttgtgaaaaaaaaaaatacaatggaACCGAGAGAAGATGAACGGTCACTGATCAGTTTCAGTTCACCTTTAGAAGATAGCAAAGAGAAAGATCTAGGAAAGGAAGAGATCATCGAAGAAGTGAAAAAACAGCTATGGCTGGCAGCTCCATTAATATGTGAAAGCTTGTTGCTGTATTGCTTGCAATTGATCTCTGTTATGTTTGTGGGTCATTTGGGTGCATTAGCTCTTGCTTCTGCTTCACTGGCTACTTCTTTTGCTGCTGTGTTAGCGTTTAACTTGCTG ATGGGAATGTCAACAGCATTAGAGACCCTTTGTGGCCAGTCATATGGAGCAAAGCAATACCATATGCTAGGCACCCACACCCAACGAGCCATGCTGATTCTTTCACTCATTACCATTCCCTTAGCTATCATCTTAGCCAACACTGGTTCCATCCTATCTGCCGTAGGCCAAGACCCCGAAATTTCTCGAGCAGCTGGCGTATATGCTTGTTACATGATCCCGACCCTGTTCGCTTACGCCATTCTTCAATGCCTTCTAAGATTCCTAAGAACACAAAACAACATATTCCCAATGGTGTTAAGTTCCGGAATCACAACTTTGATACACGTTTTCATATGTTGGATTCTAGTGTTTAAACTCAGCTTCGGGAACAAAGGCGCTGCTCTTGCCGGTTCCATTTCGTATTGGATCAATGTGTTGATATTGGCATTTTACGTTAAATTCTCTCCTTCTTGTGTACAAACTTGGACTGGCTTTTCAAATGAGTCCTTGTACGAGGTTTTGCCTTTCCTTAGACTAGCTGTTCCTTCAGCTGTAATGGTTTG CTTGGAATCATGGTCATTTCAAATACTGGTGTTTCTTTCGGGTCTTTTGCCTAATCCGGAGTTAGAAACTTCGGTGATTACGATCTG CATTAATACCACTGCAATTATTTTGATGATACCCTTCGGACTGAGCAGTGCTGCAAG CATAAGGGTGTCAAATGAATTAGGAGCCGAAGATCCGAAGGGGGCCCGGTTGGCCGCGCGTGTAGCCCTGGTCCTTGGGGTCTCTGAAGGCATATTGGTGGGATTGGCACTGGTGTTGATGCGAAACGTCTTGGGCTATGCTTATAGCAATGATGCATCAGTCATTAGATATGTCTCAACTATGGTTCCAATTCTTGCTGCATCCAATATTATAGATGGAGTCCAATGTGTTCTTTCAG